In a genomic window of Mucilaginibacter sp. KACC 22063:
- a CDS encoding M61 family metallopeptidase produces MKRFTLSIVLLIIMMTNYTNSEAAAANLKISYEVSFPEAQAHYADIEMNISGIAQKSIDLKMPVWTPGSYLVREFAKNLESFAVEANGKTIPFVKTRKNTWHINTANLSSIKVKYRMYCFEISVRTAFIDATHAFLSTSGMFLYPAGMLQNPSTIHIKPYKNWDKVSTSLEMVNNDPFTRTAPNYDILFDSPIEVGNQDVFYFDAAGVKYEVCMYGGGNYDKERLKKDMAHIVELETAVYGENPNKHYTFIVHNYNRGGGGLEHLSSTVLGASRNNYNTDAGYQNFLSLVSHEHFHLWNVKRLRPIALGPFDYDNENYTTDLWIAEGFTAYYDNMIVHRTKLYSTENYLNVLAQDIDIVENTPGTKVQPLSQSSFDAWIKAYRPDENTINTAISYYNKGSVMALLLDLEIINDSKGKYRLDDVMKYMYNEYYKLKKRGYTDAEFKAGLERFAGKNLDSFYAKYINGLSPIDYDHYLGYAGYHLVDQNKDNNVPSLGVRLAQGNVARIAGVLRGSAAWVDGLNVNDEITAIDGQPITDPKKMLEGKKVGDKITVTVARDGQSLQIPVTLLRNNDVKTKIESVAAPTAQQIAVRNKWLSL; encoded by the coding sequence ATGAAGAGATTTACTTTATCTATTGTACTGTTAATTATAATGATGACGAACTATACGAATAGCGAAGCTGCTGCCGCTAATTTGAAGATCAGCTATGAGGTAAGCTTCCCTGAAGCACAGGCACATTATGCTGATATTGAAATGAACATCAGCGGTATTGCTCAAAAATCAATTGACTTAAAAATGCCGGTATGGACACCCGGCTCATACCTGGTGCGCGAATTTGCTAAAAACCTGGAATCATTTGCGGTTGAGGCCAACGGCAAAACCATCCCTTTTGTTAAAACACGTAAAAATACCTGGCATATTAATACCGCCAACCTGAGCAGCATTAAGGTAAAATACCGCATGTACTGCTTCGAGATCTCTGTACGTACAGCGTTTATTGATGCTACCCATGCTTTCCTGTCAACATCGGGAATGTTCCTGTATCCGGCTGGCATGTTGCAAAATCCTTCAACTATTCATATCAAACCTTACAAAAACTGGGATAAGGTTTCTACCAGTTTAGAAATGGTAAATAATGATCCGTTTACACGTACTGCACCTAATTACGATATCCTTTTCGATTCGCCGATTGAAGTAGGCAACCAGGATGTTTTTTACTTTGATGCAGCGGGCGTTAAATATGAAGTGTGTATGTACGGTGGTGGCAATTACGACAAAGAACGCCTTAAAAAAGACATGGCGCATATAGTAGAGCTGGAAACCGCTGTGTACGGTGAAAACCCAAATAAGCATTATACATTTATTGTACATAACTACAACAGAGGTGGCGGCGGCCTGGAGCATTTAAGCTCAACCGTTTTAGGCGCTTCAAGAAACAATTACAATACAGACGCCGGTTACCAAAACTTCCTGAGCCTGGTATCGCATGAGCATTTCCATTTATGGAATGTAAAACGCCTGCGCCCAATTGCTTTAGGCCCGTTTGATTATGATAACGAAAACTACACCACCGATCTGTGGATAGCCGAGGGCTTTACTGCTTATTACGATAACATGATTGTTCATCGTACCAAGCTTTATTCTACCGAGAACTACCTGAATGTATTGGCACAGGATATTGATATTGTTGAAAATACACCCGGCACCAAAGTTCAGCCATTGTCGCAGTCGAGCTTTGATGCGTGGATAAAAGCTTACCGCCCGGATGAAAACACCATCAACACCGCAATATCTTATTATAACAAAGGCTCTGTAATGGCGCTGTTGCTTGATCTTGAAATCATTAACGATAGCAAAGGCAAATATCGCCTTGATGATGTCATGAAATACATGTATAACGAGTATTACAAGCTTAAGAAACGTGGTTATACTGATGCTGAATTTAAAGCAGGCCTTGAGAGGTTTGCCGGTAAAAACCTTGATAGCTTTTATGCAAAATATATAAACGGTTTAAGCCCGATTGATTATGATCATTACTTGGGCTATGCCGGTTATCATTTAGTAGATCAGAATAAAGATAACAATGTACCATCGTTAGGTGTAAGGCTCGCACAAGGCAATGTTGCCCGTATAGCAGGTGTATTGCGTGGCAGTGCAGCATGGGTTGATGGGCTGAATGTTAACGACGAGATCACCGCTATAGACGGCCAGCCAATTACTGACCCTAAGAAAATGCTCGAAGGTAAAAAGGTAGGCGATAAGATTACTGTTACTGTTGCCCGTGACGGACAAAGCTTACAGATACCGGTTACCCTGTTACGCAATAACGATGTTAAAACTAAGATTGAAAGCGTTGCTGCACCAACAGCCCAACAAATAGCTGTGCGCAACAAATGGCTTTCTCTTTAA
- a CDS encoding MarR family winged helix-turn-helix transcriptional regulator, protein MEITIPISRKLFQLGRIYVTALAKQVAHLDISRYMDILVIIHLHNGWLTQKGLSRLLNKDKSALVSIIDQLTQKGYVYRETNPADRREHLLKTTDKAAEEVPQILEAFKQMNQNSTENISTDDLETFNRVLLQIEQNLKNQISAEPSTYTQISDTNNL, encoded by the coding sequence ATGGAAATTACAATACCGATATCGCGTAAACTTTTTCAGTTAGGCCGCATCTATGTTACTGCGTTAGCAAAACAGGTGGCTCATCTGGATATTTCGCGCTATATGGATATACTGGTAATTATCCATTTGCACAATGGCTGGCTTACACAAAAAGGGCTTTCGCGTTTGCTTAATAAGGATAAGTCTGCCTTGGTAAGTATCATTGACCAGCTTACCCAAAAAGGTTACGTTTATCGCGAAACCAATCCTGCCGACCGCCGCGAACATTTGCTGAAAACCACAGATAAGGCAGCTGAGGAAGTGCCGCAGATACTGGAGGCATTTAAGCAGATGAACCAAAACAGCACAGAGAACATATCTACAGATGATCTTGAAACCTTTAATCGCGTGCTGTTGCAAATAGAGCAAAATTTAAAAAACCAAATCTCCGCTGAACCAAGTACATACACCCAAATAAGCGATACCAATAATTTATGA
- a CDS encoding lmo0937 family membrane protein, with the protein MRSLLYIIAVILIIGWLLGVFVYSATGLIHALLVIAIIALLLGIIRRPTTI; encoded by the coding sequence ATGAGATCATTATTGTATATCATAGCTGTAATCCTGATTATAGGCTGGCTATTAGGTGTATTTGTTTATTCGGCAACTGGTTTAATACATGCCTTATTAGTAATTGCTATTATTGCTTTATTACTGGGCATTATCAGAAGGCCAACAACAATATAA